Genomic window (Vulpes lagopus strain Blue_001 chromosome 6, ASM1834538v1, whole genome shotgun sequence):
ttaaaGATGAGAGTCTTCTGCTTTTTCTGCACTGGAGAATGTCCGGactaaagaaactgaagaattaAGCATTGAGAACATGTTCATTCAGTCTTGGTCTGGGTGTTCCGTGTGTAGTGTGATGATGGTGGGATGAATAGGTTTCAAAGTGACATTCTTCACATCTACTTGACACCCTTAAGCCTCAATTGCAGTCCGTGCAGAagagatcatgaaaaaaaaatcattttaaatttaacttgtTTTCTTCAACACCTTTTGATACATTTATTgtgttcaaaatgaaaaatttgaaacgGGCTGGCCAGGATCTGATTGCttcaatttaacttaattttaggAATGTCAAAATTGATTCACATTGTATTTTGGTCCCAAACCTGAGCCTTATTTTTAAGTCCaccaatattaataaataaataaataaataaataaataaataaataaataaataaataaataaataaataaataaaaaaaaatagggggtTTTGTTTTCGTCGTCACTCTTCCTCTTCAATCTCTGGCCCCGCTTATTTCTTGGCGTCATCAGGCACTGCAGAGTGGGGACCCTCATCTTTGGCAGCCGCCGCCTCCACAGCAGCCTCTGccgcagcctcctcctcctcctcctcctcctcctccccctcctcctcatcctcgTACTCTTCCTCgtcgtcgtcctcctcctccccctctaaGGTCCATGCACACCCCTCCATCTCACCGGTGAGCTCTTGGATCTTGGCAAGTAGGGGCTTATAGATGTCGTTatactttttttccagagcctgAAATTCCTTATCAAATTTGGCTTCTATCTTATCGCAGCGCTTCTGCAGCTTCTTGAGGGCCAGGACTCGGCACTTCACCGAATTAGGCAGGCTCTCGATAAAGTCATTTTTGGGCTTTGGCGCGTTGTCCGCGGGGGTCTGGGGCTCCTCGGCCGTCTGCCCGGCCGCGCTGTCCGAGTCCCCGGCCGCGCTGTCCGAGTCTCCCCGCTGCGCGCCGCCTTCCGCCATTACCTcctccgccgcctccgccgccgccgccgccgccgccgctgcctgGCTCGGCTCCGCAGGCCCCTGGTTTTCCGAGTCAGCCATGTTACAGAAGCCGCTGCGGAGGTCTAGGGTGGCTCCCGCAGAGACCCGCGCCGAGCTGCACCAGAGCGGTCCTGCGGCTGCGGCAAGCGGCGGTGACGTCGGCCGCGGCGGTGACGTGGGCCGCGGCCCCGCCCTCCTGCCGCCAGCCCCCGACTGGCTCTCCGCCGGCGGCCGACGGGCTTGCCCCGCGGACTGCGCCAGCCGGGCCCCGCCGCTGCCCGGGCCCCGCCGCTGCCCGGGCCCCGCCGCTGCCCGGCCGTCTCCCTGGCACCGCAGCTGACGTCGAGGCCCGTTTCTTAGGTACTCGCCCCCCTCAGAGCTGGGCTGGGAATGGCAGCAGGTGCCCAAGGCCCCCTCTTCAGGAACCGCTTGGGCGGCGTCCGCCCTCTGGAGTTTGCTTCTCTGCCCCCCTCGCGTCCTTAGATGCCACCTCGAGGTCTGTGTGTGTCGGCCTTTGCAGGACCGCGCAGCTGCCGTGGGTCTGGTGTCAGGAGGCGAAGGCGCGGGAGAGCGGACTCTCTTCTACCCGCCCCTCGGGCCCTGGGGGCCCTGTCGGAGAGCGCAGCCTACGCGGGCATATGCCCACCCAGCAGCCTTCCTGGTCATCCTCAGCTTAGTGGCATGTGTACTGGCGGCAAGTCTCTTAGCAAGAGGCACCTTGGAAGCAGTTTTGCAGCCATTTGGATAGGGAGTCCGAGGACCCTTGGTATTCTGGGGTGTGTTCTGGAAGTTCCCTCCGAGAACCGCCAGAGAAGAGCAAGGCTCTCTAAGGCCCGGGCCCGGCGAGGGCCGTGTCTCGCTCCGGGTAAAGCGTGTGTTCAGCACCGCTGTCCATGGGGGGCACCCCGCGTGCTCACAGGCATGGTCTCCCAGTGCGCTCCACGGTTCAGTCCGCGTTGTGGTCTTGCTGCTGATTCGCATCtgagaacatttttttagaaaggtCCTAACTAGAGAAATCTCCTTTTCTAATAGCAGGGTGagtagtcattttattttacttctttacctTGCTTTTATTAGGCCAAATGTAACTTCTTGAATTAAAGATGACTGCACATATTTTAGGTGTGGAAGAAGACAGATGATCCTTCCAGGGATTCCTTAGGAATGTTTTCAAATTCGACATTattgatttaaatgtttttcattcgCCAAATTGGGACTTACTAAAGCTCTTCCATCAAGCATATGAATGTTAGGAAATTACTTCCCAAAGTACATTTGATGTTATCTTACGGTTTTTATGAATATTAGTTAATATGTAAAACACTTAATGCTGACACCTAGCAACCACTTGATGtgttttaatggttttttttttaaacaaaataattgcaTTCATGAATATGCAAGGTAACCTGCATTAATATTCCCTTTTAAGAAGGACATTTTTGTGCCCTTCCCCAAAGAAAGGaaccatttacaaaaagcccaacatattcccatatatattttatatatatatatatatatgtatatatatgtttttgtttgtttatgtattggTGATTCTTGTTGTCTGTTTACTTTCTTAATTCTGCTCCAGTAATTTACTTTCCCCTTTTCTATTACCATTTGTAGTGACTGGGTTTTATTGGTAAGGCTGACATTTCAGTCTTAGCTCTGACTGAATTTAGTGTGATGATACATCTATATTTAGTTGGTGACATTATACATATTCTATATATCTCCCATTGTTAGGAGGTGGAGGGATCCCCCAAACTGAGAATGATTCTCCAAACTGAGAAGGCACTTTGAGACCAGAAGATGAAGCAAGCCACTCCAAACAGTTTACACAGAGCTTTGTTCAGGGTAACTTACTAATAGAGGGGACTGGGTGGGGATGATCCATGGCAGCTGCATAGTTGCTCTCTGCAAAATCCAGACCATAGTGCCAGATTCTAGAGAGTGAGGAGCCACACAGGAGAGCATTATGGTGAGTCAGAGGGTTTGCATACATATCAAAGGGCTTGCATGCACCTGATAGCTCACCTTTAATTGGATCTTGTGATACCACCTTTGCATCAGGAAGGGAAAgaccaagggacgcctgggtagttcagcggttaagcgtctgcctttggctcaaggcatgatcctggtccagggatcgagtctcacatcaggctccctgcaaggagcctgcttctccctctatctctctgcccccacccgccctgtctctcatgaatgaatgaacgaatgaatgaatgaaaatctttaaaaaaaaaatgaaggggaaaatgaagataaaaatgaatcTGTTATCTCTAACAGATTCATGGGCCATCCTCATGGGCCTCCTCATGGGAGGCCAAAACAAGCCTCCCCCATCTGGGCCTTAGTGGTGAATTCTAAGGTACGTAGATTAATTTCCAAGGGGCCTAAAACATGTAGCCCCAAGAATGGTCACTGAGCAAACATGAGAAAGATGGAAAGCCAAAGACTGAGTCAGTATTGTCAGCATTCCTACACCCATATATTCTGTTTATCATCTCCTGATGGTTGCAGTTATCTTGAAGTTAGGAATaccttttcacattttaaagataaggaactTAGAAGCAGAAAACTAAAGtgaagtaaatattttgttactATATGTATTACTTGATTGGCAtaatcagagacagaaagtgggcCCTTTAACTCCTATAGTGTAGAAATTGtgacagacttttaaaaaagttttaataaaatccaTATGACCTATTTGACTTACTTGAGACAAATAGGATGTGCTCatctttcaggatttttatgttgtcttaaaaaaaaatcttaaaatttcgTGTTAAGCTAGTCTGTTCTATTGAGATAGgatttatatatcataaatagAGGTGTTTCATGTATAATAAGATAATTAATCGATGTGcaataaaattcatcctttgCTTTGGCAAATACAATCATGTAAACACTACACTAATTGAGATGCAGAATAGTAACATCATCCCAAAATACTCCATCGCAGTCCTTCCCTTACTGTCAGCCCTGGTGATCACTGATccatctctaaaaattttttttttccagaatgtcctataaGCGGAATCATATGTGTGTGAACTTTGGAGTCTGGCCTTTTTGACTCAgtataatgcatttgagattcgTCCATGATGTTGTACATTAGtcgtttgttcctttttattactgagtaatattcccatttgggttgtttccaattttttgtgATTACAAAAAATGCTGTagtgaacataagtttttatttctcttggctaTGTACCTAGAAGTAGAATGTTTGGTCATatgataaatatacatttaactttttaagaaagttccacggttttccaaagtgactatacCTTTTTACTTTCACATCAGCAATGTACAAGTTATAGTTACTCCACATCTTCAACAGCATTTGGTattgttgggttttttccccctaatcTGGTAGCTGTGTATGGTAtccttaatggctaatgatgCTGAGTATCTTCTGATGTATGTGtcattcatgtatcttctttgatgaaatgtcAGTTTATAGCTTTTGTCCATTTTCTGAgttcttttgctttcttatttttaaaaggctttatagATTCTAGATAACAAGTCCTTGTGAAATACTTTCTACCAGTCcatagtttgtctttttcttcaaaaaacaaattcaaaattttgataactaaaaaaaaatttttttttgataacttttttcttttatggattgggcttttggtgtcatgtctgAGAGATAGATCTTTGCCAAATCTAAGATCATAAAGATttgttcgttttgttttttaaaaaaaattaatttcgggcagcctgggtggctcagcggttttagcaccacctttgacccaggccgtgatcctggagacccgggatcaagtcccacatcgggctccctgcatggtgcttGCTTctcaacctctgcctgtgtctctgcttctctctctctctctctctctctctctctctctgtctctcatgaataaataaataaataaaatctttttttaaattttaatttcagttaattagcatataatatattattagtttcagaggtagagttcagttattcatcagttgtatataacacccagtgctcattacatcatgagTCCTCCTTAATGGTCATTACCCATTACCctatctccccatccccctcccagcAACCCTATTTGTTTGctgtggttaagagtctcttatggtttgtctccctctctgattatgtcttgtttatttttccctcccttcttttatgttcctctgttttgcatcttaaattccacatggaaGTGACATCttctcattgacttatttcacttagcataatagtgAAATTTAGTTccacccacatcattgcaaatggcaagctttcatttttttgatggctaatgttccattgtatatttatactgcatcttctgttgatggacatttgggttctttccatagtttggctattgtggacattgctgccataaacagtGGGGAGcgggtgcccctttggatcacatttgtacctttggggtaaacacctactagtgcaattgctgggtcatagggtagctctatttttaactttttgaggaacctccgttcttttttccagagtgcctgTCCAGcctaccagcagtgtaagagggttcccctttctccacatcctcgccaatattTGGTAtttcttgacttgttaattttagccgttctgactggtgtgaggtggtatcttattgtggttttgaggTGTACTTCTCTGTGCTGAtgatgtgaagcattttttcaCGAGTCTGTTGAGCAATTGtgtgtctttgaagaaatgtctgttggtacccatttcttgactgaattttttgttttttgggtgttgagtttgataagttctttttttttttttttttaaagatttaacttatttattcatgagagacacacagaacgaagagagaggcagagacacaggcagagagagaagcaggctccatgcagggagcctgacgtgggactcagtcccaggtctccaggatcacgccctgggccgaaggcagcgctaaacctctgagccacctgggctgcccgagtttgataagttctttatagatttttggatactagccctttttctgataaaacatttgcaaaaatcttctcccattatgtaagttgtcttttggttttgcgactgtttcctttgttatgcaaaaactttttatcttgatgaagtcccagtagttcatttttgcctttgtttcccttgcctttggaaaggtgtttagcaagaagttgctgtggctcaGGTCCCAGAGGTtgttggctgtgttctcctctacagttttgatggtttcctgtctcacatttaggtctttcatccatttttagtttatctttgtgtatggtataagaaaatggtccagtttcattcttgtgtacgtggctgtccaattttcacaataccatttgttgaagagactgtcttttccccaatgtgtattctttcctactttattgAAGGTTAGTtgacccatttctgggttctgttccattgacctatgtgtctgtttttgtgccaggaccatactgtcttgatgattccAGCTTTATAATGGAACTTGGAAGTCTTAAATTGTGGTGCTAccacctttggttttctttttcaactttcctttggctatttggggtcttttctggttccataaaaattttaggattatttgttccagctctgcaaaaaatggtgatgatattttgatagggattacattgaatgtattGATTGCTCTGGGaagcatagacattttagcaatatttgttctttcagtccatgaacatggaatgtttttccatttgtgtcttcctcaatttctttcattaatgttttgtagttttcagattATAGATACTTTAtttcggttaggtttattcctaggtatcttatgttttttggCGCAACTGTAAATGAGATCaattccctaatttctctttcttctgtcttgttattagtgtatagaaatgcaactgatttctatgCATCgaatttgtatcctgccactttgctgaattcctgtatgagttctggcaattttggagtggagtctttgggttttccacatggagtgtcatgttatctgcaaagagtgagagtttgactttttctttgcctgttcagataccttttatatctttttgttgtctgattgctgaggctaggacttccagtactatgttgagcaacagtggtgagagtggacatccctgtaaTGCTCTTGACCTTAGGcagaaagctctcagtttttccctattgagaattatattctctgtgggcttttcatatatggcttctatgatattgaggtatgttccatctcTATAGTGTacagagttttaatcaagaatggatgttatacgttgtcaaatgctttttgtgcatctattgagaggattgtatgggcttttcttttattaatgtagtgtatcacattgattgatttgtggatgttgaactaCGCTTGTAGACCAGGAATAAGtcctacttggtcgtggtgaataatccttttaatgtactgttggatcatattggctagtatcttggtgagaatttttacacCCATGTTtgtcagggatattggcctgtaattctcctttctggtgggatctttgtctgattttgggatTGAGGTTATTACCTTGTAGAACgagtttggaaattttatttccatttctatcttttgaaacagcttcagaggaatagatattaattctctttaaatatttggtagaattcccctgggaagacaTCTGTCTGGACCTGGAtgcttgtttgttgggagattttttatgactgcttcaatttccttcctggttatgggtgtgttcaggctttctatttcttcctgtttcagttttggtagtttatatatttctaagaatgtatCTATTTCTTTCAGACTGCCTAATTTGTTATCGTAAAATTGCTGATAATAGTCTCTTatcattgtttgtatttctttggtattggttgtgatctctcttctttcactgatgattttattttcttgggtcctttctcttttctctcctagttttttttttttttttttttttaatctattctgttCTTTGGgcttctatttcattgatttctgctctaatctttttaattctcttttcctgctgggtttaggctttatttgttgttctttctccacctctttaggtgtaaggttagatggtgtatttgagacctttcttatttttttgagaaaggctcATATTGCTGTATACTTCCTTCTTAGGACCTcttttgcttcatcccaaagGTTTGGGAcagttgtgtttccattttcacttaTTTCCATGAATTTCTTTAATTCTCTAAGTTCCtggttgattcattcattccttagtaggatgctttttaacctccacgtatttgagttctttccaaatttcctcttgtgattgagttgtagtttcaaagcattgtggtctgaaaatatgcaaggaatgATCCCAATCTGTTAGTACTGTTTGAGACCTGACTTGTGATCCAGtatatgatctgttctggagaatgttccatgtgtactcaagaagaatgtgtgttctctTGCTTTAAGATGGAATGCtctaaatatatctgtgaagtccatctggtccagtgtgtcattcaaagccatcgTTTCCAAGTTgatctgcttagatgatctgtccattgctgtgagtgggatgttaaagttccctgctattattgtattattgtcagtgtgtttctttaattttgttattaattggtttatacaattggctgctcccataataggggcataaatatttagaattgttagatcttcttgttggatagaccctctAATtttgatacagtgtccctcttcatttcttactacagtctttggtttaaaatctaatttgtctgatgcaaggattgctactccagctttcttttaatgtccattagcatgataagtGATTTCCcaccctctcactttcaatctggaggtgtctttgggtctaaaatgagtctcttgtagataacatatggatgggtcttgcttttttatccagtctgatacctgtgtcttttgattgggggcatttagcccatttacattcagagtaactattgaaagaaaaatatgaacactTCACAGATTTGTGTGTAATTCTTGCACAGGGACCATGCTactcttctctgtatcattccagtttcagtatatgtgctgctgaagcaagcgcCCTATGTgttcttccagaagttttataaCTTTAAGTTTTACCTTTAGACCATGATCGTTAGCTTTTATATAGGTGTGAGGCATATGTTGTGTTgattcagcaccatttattgaaaatgctATCTGCTGAATTGCTTTGCAGAGTTGTTGAGAATTAATTGACCTTatttgtgtgggtttatttctgggctttctgattctgtttcattgatttgtgtGTCTGTCCTTTTACCAACACTATATTTGGCAACTGTAACTTTATAATAACTCATGAAATTAGGTAATGCCAGTGCTCtaacttttgttcttttccaaaattgttttggctcATCTAGTTACTTTACCtttctatattaatttcataatcagcttagcaaaaacattttttttaagaccctTACTACAGTTTgaattcagacttttaaaaaattgttggcAATGGATATAGTACCTGctcttttaaatttatgtcttAAAATGTCAGCTCATTAAGGATTGCTTCCTTTTGTGGGCTTTATGGACTCTAGTGTACAGTTGGGGCTGCAGTAACATGGAATTGTGAATAATGTAGATGAGCTATCATGTTGTGAAACCTTTATCTCAGCATATGATAATTTCTCATGTTGCTGTCAcagtggaaatgaaaagaatcaggatccctgggtggctcagtggtttagcgcctgcctttggcccagggcatgatcctgcagtcccgggatcaggatagagtcccacatcaggctccctgcagagagcctgcttctccctctgcctgtgtctcttcctctctctctctctctctctctctttctctctttctctctctgtgtgtctcatgaataaatacataaaatcttaaaaaaaaaaaaaaggaaatgaaaagaatcaaggcagaggaaagggagggcaCTTAGATGAGGTGGTTGGGAGCACAGGTCTGTATTCAAACATCTGGCTTCAAGTTCTGCCCCTGCCCATGTACTAGCTGTTTGTCTTGGATTTAGTTCTGAAATTGGAATAATGACaatttatctgaaaatttttgaaaatgaaaaattactgaaaatttatCTCTACAACCtacaaagctgttttttttttttttaatttgtgtgtatttatttttattgggacATAATTCTCATGCCATTAAATTCACTCAAAGGGTAGTTTTGAATATTCATTGCAT
Coding sequences:
- the NAP1L5 gene encoding nucleosome assembly protein 1-like 5, yielding MADSENQGPAEPSQAAAAAAAAAEAAEEVMAEGGAQRGDSDSAAGDSDSAAGQTAEEPQTPADNAPKPKNDFIESLPNSVKCRVLALKKLQKRCDKIEAKFDKEFQALEKKYNDIYKPLLAKIQELTGEMEGCAWTLEGEEEDDDEEEYEDEEEGEEEEEEEEEAAAEAAVEAAAAKDEGPHSAVPDDAKK